ACACTTTGTCGTGATCATGCCAAGAGCAGCCTAAGAGATGCGCAGTCATGATGACAGTTCAGAAGGGCCAGACTGAAGAACAAGCCTTCATGATGCATATGTTGGCTTCCCTAAGAGGAGGAAGGGGGCCCACAGTTTCAAGCCTTGACAGATGCCCAGCATCTGGCCAGTCTAAACAACCAGAATAGATGTGGTCAGCTTGCTCCTAGACTTCTGGATGGACCACCGGGAGCACTGGATTAATGAAGAAACCTAGGATATTCACACTGCCTCGTCATAGCAAAACATCTAAACATGGACATAGGTAAGATGATCTATTTCTGCCCCTCAGGTCCCCTTGTGAACTCTGCACCAATCAGGTCTCCACTGAATTGACTCACAGCTATGTCACGGATGCCCTGCTGTTGGTGTCGTGGCCCAGGGAGTgttcactgatgacatcagcgaGACAGCTGCAGGAGCTGGGTGTTGATTGGTTATTTGGCTGCATGCTGGTGTTTTTAATCTTTAAAGGAAGGTTCTGGTTCCTGTTCAGCTTACCCTGTGCTCGGGGGGGGTCTCCTCACGTGAGTTCCACTTCTGCTCCCAcggagagccaggtgtgctgctgGGGGTACAGAGAACTGCCCTCCTGGGGCATCTGGGCAGCTTCGGGGTCTTCAGACATGGCCGGACTGCTGTCCTCCTCCGCGCTGCTCACACTGCCCACAGCGTTACTGGGCAGGCTGGCCACCTTCCACGGTGTGTCCAGGTACCTCCCAATGTCCTCCATGGGGAGCCGCCAGGCAGGGGAGAGGGCCAGGAGCCGGCTGAACATATGCCTAGCGGCTGGGGTCAGCCTCCTCCAGGAGCGAGGCATCCGGGCATCCTCGGCCCGGTCCTGCCACATCATGTAGGCCTTGAAGCCTCTGTCCGTGGCCAGCGCCTGGCCCCAGGGGAAGTGCCCGGTGAGGATGGTAAAGAGCAGCACCCCGAAGGCCCATATATCCAGGCTGGGGTCCATTGCCAGGACCTGGGTCCTCTTGAGCTGGCAGTATTCGGGGGCCATGTAGGGGATGATCCTTGACGCACAGGCCACCAGGTACCCCTCTACCCGCGTGAGTCCGAAGTCCGCCAGCCTCACGCCATGGCACTCCTGGTCCATCAGCAGCACGTTGTCCGGCTTCACGTCCCGGTGCACCAGCGAGCGGTCATGCATGTACTCCAACGCACTGGCCAGCTGCCTGGCCACCCGCTTCACCTTCTCCTCCGCCATGCCAACCTGTGCCAAGGAGAGAAGCA
This portion of the Pleurodeles waltl isolate 20211129_DDA chromosome 12, aPleWal1.hap1.20221129, whole genome shotgun sequence genome encodes:
- the LOC138267854 gene encoding serine/threonine-protein kinase SBK1-like, which gives rise to MDPPHDTGSLLKELMIVIARTTEMVDIGQRFEVDQKLGQGTFGKVVRARHRESGTMMALKLLRKNRIKRKAFLRELCISLLLSSHPSIISTYRLSCHTPYHYVIVQELAVDGDLHSCLQPQVGMAEEKVKRVARQLASALEYMHDRSLVHRDVKPDNVLLMDQECHGVRLADFGLTRVEGYLVACASRIIPYMAPEYCQLKRTQVLAMDPSLDIWAFGVLLFTILTGHFPWGQALATDRGFKAYMMWQDRAEDARMPRSWRRLTPAARHMFSRLLALSPAWRLPMEDIGRYLDTPWKVASLPSNAVGSVSSAEEDSSPAMSEDPEAAQMPQEGSSLYPQQHTWLSVGAEVELT